The DNA region ttttgatcaTCTGATTGAAAGTTATCAACTATGGATGTTACTGTTATAAAAAGTTTGCAATAATTTGAAGTCTTAGTGTGTTgatcttcatttatttaaacaaattcttTTGCTTCTTCCATGCAGATGTACAATGTTACTTGATTTGAAAtgtatcttgtttttgtttattatggtTTGTAATCCATACAGGGATGTTgtggtttttaatttgttctatgggttttgaaatgttcttcatCCCAGTTGATTATTGCAATCAAAGTGCTTACATTGTatgtgattaaataaattagtttttcagtGTGCAATATATCAGTTTATGATTGatattcactttttatttacatttattgtgaCGCATTTATGTACAGCTCACAATTTCCACAGTATTTCTTGactaattaaaataagcaaaactttcaaaatactTTCAAGGGGCAATATGTGAAATgtacttctttttttagctttatgccatgttgaaatgttttccgTCATCAAAAActgaagtgttgctttaatCCTTCacgcatgtttgaggaatccttgaatgTTTTatggcaggaggaggagattcttaaagagacagaggccaatttcaaggtgtcaaatgtttttaattaatgtttgatatatacaacatttttataacaactggagGTAACgtaattacttgattgtgctatgacGTGGCCATATGTGCTAGAAAAATTAATAAGTGTATCCCATGTGTGGAGTTTGATCAGAATATTGCAGTTGCGTGAGGCCCTTAAAGGTTTTATAGAGAACAATAGAGAATGGTCCAAGCTTTGCAAATCTCACGGACCGCTGACCAGTCCATCATCTGAGAATGAAAAGAGTATGGCACAAATGGAAACCTTACCTAACATGGATGCTCTTGTCAGATGGTTCACATACATAATGCTGCCATTTGGAAAACTCCATGAGTTTGACCATCTGTCATACTTTGGGTGAGTGGCAGGGCACACTTTGAATAGTTTGACAATCACAATTACTCTGAAATATGTTgatgaaaacagttttcttcagcagagacaaGGAGTCTGTGTCAGTGGGATGATGAATGGAGATGAATACAGGGCAATAGAAAACGTTGCAAAAGATATGATAGGAGAAGAGGTTTACCTTACATTAGGACACAACCAAAATTTAGACATGAAAAAAAGAGTTCAAGaagtatgaatagttttgcaagacTATGTAATTTTAATGGCTTAGTCATATGAAACAAGTGGAAGATAAGATAAATTAATaagggaaacagaaacagcacaAATATAGAAGCTCCCCAAAACCCCAAATGGGAAGGCAGAACCCTTAATTGGATAAATCATTAACTGATATTCTCCAAATCTTTAAATACTGTAGAACTCtaattgtgtaaataaattcagaatgttgcatctttgtgtctgttttgggATTACAAGTAGAGGCTGTAATAAATGTGTTGCATCATGTTGACTCTGTGGGTGGTGAATCACTGCTTCAGCTGGAACTCCACAGAGAGGAGCAGATCAGGAACAGTTCAGGAGCAGATCAGGCTCAGGGAGGAATCAGTCGTCATCACAGCAGCCAGCATGCAGTTGATACATCTGGATGTTGGACTTGTTCTTGGTGAGTAAACTTTACAAAAAGCTGCTTcaacaaataacaaaacttaacattttttgtctGTGAAATTTTGTCAATAGCTTTTCAACAAGACAAGTAATTAGTTTTAATGCACCTGTAATCAGCATAgttaatgaattttatttaaaagatgtCATTTCAATGTGTATTTTAGGAATTATTTTTATGGAGATATCCAGTTCCAGCTTCTCATCTCCAGCTTCTGGGATTTTGGCTTCAGTGGAGACCTGCATGTCAGACTTGTGCAGCTGTGAGAGGGCACTTGTCGCTGGCGACTGTGAGGGTAAAAATATTAAGGAGAATAAAATTACATGCTTACAGTTGGATTTTCACtcttaaaaaatttacttttgggTATAGATTTTTGAAACCAGGTGCCATGTAAGGACTATGTTTCCATCTAAATCAGCTTTGTTTATGAAACCTGAAATTAATTCACTAATTCACAGTTATGAAATTTAATATACAACTGAATTTCACACTTGGTGTTCTTTagttgtttaattatttaaaatttagtgACAGTCTCACCactaattttaagaaaaatcaaaaagccTTTTATTGATATTGTAgttataaaatgttgttttggtaatctccttttaaaataataacaggtGGACAAGGTGGAAATTTATCATTGcaatcttaaaattttttttattgtttctctaaCATTAATCCGAATAATTGATGGTTACACAAAAGCTATGGTTTCTATGTATGTCTTGTGTTTTGAATAGATTATTAATAATGAGCAAacctttacttttttgttgttttagtttatgtCATTTAGTTAATAATGGCATTTTATGATCTGTTCTGTGTTATTCTGGCTCAGGTTAAGTCTCAATAATAGTAGAGCCTTATAAAGATCATTAATATGTTTATCATCTAAAACTGACATGACGTAGAAAACACCTCTTGCACACATCAGCTTCTGAAAAACCTTGTTTATCTGCCTTACTCTTCTGTTTGTGATATTCAAGATGACAGGTGCCAAATAAGGGGTTCAGAAAGCTGTAACTTGACCATCCAGGCTGCACTGGACCAATTTCCATCCCTGCAAGGGTGTGTGTGTACATGGGAGGAGGAGCTCTGTGACTCCGTACAATTATTGGCCACACAATGCCTCCAAAAGCCAGGTGCTGTATTCTCTCATTCATGCTTGGGTTAAGCATTAGTGTCTGAAATTATGGTTTTGTTTACCAAAGGTGATGAGATATATAAACACTGGTTGATGTATGGTAGAGTACGTCCAGAAAAGCATACAGTTTAATGAGTATTTGCTGTTTGAAAACTAATTATCTGTCTTCTTGTTTGAACAGCAATTCAGCAGGGGAAGATCACACCAACTGACTGGAAATCAAGTACATTAGCAGACAATggtgaaaatgatttatttattatgaaaaatggGATATACAGTACATCCTTTTCAAATAGGCATATTGATATGAACTCCACACCAGATGTCTGTAACGACTCAAATAATTAACACCTAAATTATTAGAATGGTACAGTTTTAGACACATTTTCTGGTATTAACTAAATACTCAGAGACTTCTGGTTTGGGTTGtgacaaatcaaaaatatttatcccCTGCTTTTAGAAACTGGCCTAATGTATTGTTCcacacatacaaagaaaaacaattcagtCCCTTTTGTATCTatgaaaagggaaataaatgcTACACATTCTTAGTGAAATTATATTGCCTTGCTTTGTTTCCTCTCTTGGAAACAATCTATTCTTCCTTAGTCTCTAGAATATCtctatttgtctgtttttccttACCTTAATTGTACAAAGTTTACCAAAACAATATGATACATTGTATCATATTTGCTACATAATCTTCCAACCCCAATTGTCATGTTATGGTGCCACTCTGTTGGTAGCCCCTAAACTAGCTGAtgttaaattgtaattttagaTATTTCATTCTTAAACCATTTTTAGTTCCTTTCTTAGCCCttcttttttttgagttttcataAGTCATCAACTCTGTCCCTTTATGAAATCTAAGTTGTGGACTAACTGCAGctggtttatttattgtttagcaTAAATTTCATATCATCTTTCTCTGCTATAGATGTGCTTCTTACAGTGCATGAAGGCTCTGGATCCTGTGTGGACCGCATTGGTCTTTGTGTGAGCGAGTCTGTTTGCAACAGGCACCTCTCACCTGTCCTTCAAGCGTGCATGGCTGATCAGTGTGACAATGAAAGGTGTCGGCGGGAAATTCAACAGTTCTACGGAGGCATGCCTCAACAGTTGGCCGAGATGCTGGTGATGTGTGAGTGTGATGACTCAGATCAAAGCTGTTTGCTCATGAAATCGGGTCTGCAGAGTGGTGCTTGTCGAGTTGAGACAAGAATCTGCCAAGAAAGGCTCACTCAGTGTGTCCAAGACAGCAACTGCAGGTAGGTTCTTCTCcagttctaaaataaaaagtaactacaTTCCTTGTGATAAGTATTCCAGTTCAGGTCATAAGTATTCCAGTTCTGTTCACAGTGTGGCAATGGAGGTTTAGCACTTTTGCTGTTCATTCACCTTTCCACAAGTAGATGGCAGTGACATAACATCAAAGGTTCAGGTTGAAGCAGCTCGAGTTGTAATGTtctaaaaaacacattaaaacattgaTGATTACCTCATACTACTGATTTTGGCAAAGTATCCcttgaaaaagcaaaaccagaagCTTAATTTTATCTTTGGATTTGTATCAAGAATATTTAAGAGAAATTCTCCATTCAACATTTAACCATTTACGTACAGTACACTGGGAGACCATTCCCCTCCAAACGTAATGTGTGCAATGACTCACAAACTGTTCAGATATATTTAACAGTATTTCATGAACTTATCcattttttgtagcaaattttAAATGAGCTTTTGCATGCTTTTTCTTAACCCGCGCACAGTTAGTAGGTATCTATTACTAATACGGGATGGgttatgtaatgttttgttgtttttttttgacaaatacaaCTTTGTGAATTCCATCTCTACTAAAAATGTTGCCCATTGCAATGAAGGGCATGCCAGAATGTTCTGTACACACAGAACATTCAGTTCTGTTCTCATTCTCAAGTTATTTCTTAGAACAGTACGCTTGTTAGGAATGTCAACTTCTTATCAAAACATGTTGCcggtttggttgtttttcttcctgattcATTAGGTACCTCTTGAAAACACTCCAAGACAAATGCTGGACCCATGAAGAAATCCTATGCAGTGAAAGAAATCTCcaagaaaatgaatgttttacgTTAAAGGATCCAGCTCTTATCCTTGGCGCAAATTCTGAATGTAGAAAGGCCTTCATAGCCACTTTGGGTACAGTGCTTCATCATCCTTGCACATGCAAAGGAGTGTATGGCAATCATCTGCGGATGTGCAACACGATTCGTGAAGTATTCCACAACAGACAGCACTTTAGTAAGTAGTGTATTTACTACTCCTTAAAGAAGagtttcaaataattattttcaatatcTCTAAGAATTTGAATAACCTTTcgtttttttcagtaaaaccgGTGAAAAGCGGCCCTTCCAAACCACCTGAAGTCAATGAATCTGAGCAGGCTCACATGTGGTCATATGGTAAAGCAGCTTTtgaaattcaattatttttatttcattctaaaatagataataaataccaaaaagcataaaacaaatgtgataaaaattgttttttttttttttaggttaccTCTTGTATGCTTTTTCATCTCTCTTCCTTGCTGGAGTTGTCATAATATCACCTCTGGTTTTTCTCAGTAAGATGTGGTATGTCAACCatgtatacattttcttttaaatgactGACGTTTCTCTGATGTTGCAAcagcaaaacattgtttttcatcattttttgttttaggttgAAAAGGAGAGATCAGATAAAACCTAACCATCAACAGAAGGTGAATCATGTCATTTTATAATATAACATCCCTTTCATGactatt from Gambusia affinis linkage group LG13, SWU_Gaff_1.0, whole genome shotgun sequence includes:
- the gfral gene encoding GDNF family receptor alpha-like — protein: MQLIHLDVGLVLGIIFMEISSSSFSSPASGILASVETCMSDLCSCERALVAGDCEDDRCQIRGSESCNLTIQAALDQFPSLQGCVCTWEEELCDSVQLLATQCLQKPAIQQGKITPTDWKSSTLADNDVLLTVHEGSGSCVDRIGLCVSESVCNRHLSPVLQACMADQCDNERCRREIQQFYGGMPQQLAEMLVMCECDDSDQSCLLMKSGLQSGACRVETRICQERLTQCVQDSNCRYLLKTLQDKCWTHEEILCSERNLQENECFTLKDPALILGANSECRKAFIATLGTVLHHPCTCKGVYGNHLRMCNTIREVFHNRQHFIKPVKSGPSKPPEVNESEQAHMWSYGYLLYAFSSLFLAGVVIISPLVFLSKMWLKRRDQIKPNHQQKVNHVIL